The following are encoded together in the Salvia hispanica cultivar TCC Black 2014 chromosome 6, UniMelb_Shisp_WGS_1.0, whole genome shotgun sequence genome:
- the LOC125194723 gene encoding uncharacterized protein LOC125194723, whose amino-acid sequence MSSSSSQSYGSSFNWNWPCPESVNCNHDLEAELVISRTTANPGRRYYRCPICKEDDCRFFRWVDVGLSPSQDTYFQKIKLERDNFEEQLRCNKIMEGVLEEKLRLKTDEFEEVKLKLSLKSEECVRLKLQIDKATKVSRNLKIMGQWPVTNYDELQYEHLLGDHWCKFSCYDPLFRTDDISGIPFSCHNLREHVNSRMLTTYWPNGPDTWYKSSPFHVDLQEEALV is encoded by the exons ATGTCTTCTTCTAGTTCTCAATCATACGGGtcaagctttaattggaattggCCTTGTCCAGAGAGCGTGAACTGCAACCATGATCTTGAGGCCGAGCTAGTGATATCTAGGACTACTGCGAATCCTGGTCGGCGTTACTATCGTTGTCCAATATGCAAG GAAGATGATTGCAGATTCTTTCGCTGGGTTGATGTGGGTCTTTCCCCAAGTCAAGACACTTACtttcaaaaaatcaagctCGAACGCGATAACTTTGAAGAACAACTCCGATGCAACAAAATTATGGAGGGTGTTCTTGAAGAAAAATTGCGTTTGAAAACTGATGAGTTTGAAGAGGTGAAGTTAAAATTGAGCTTGAAATCTGAGGAATGCGTAAGGCTTAAGTTACAAATTGATAAAGCAACCAAAGTGTCCCGAAATTTGAAGATT ATGGGTCAGTGGCCTGTGACGAACTATGACGAACTTCAGTACGAGCATCTACTCGGGGATCATTGGTGCAAGTTCTCCTGTTATGACCCTCTGTTCCGCACCGACGACATCTCA GGGATACCATTCAGCTGCCATAACCTGCGTGAGCATGTAAATTCACGCATGTTGACTACATACTGGCCAAACGGTCCTGACACTTGGTACAAATCCTCTCCGTTCCATGTTGATCTCCAAGAAGAAGCCCTCGTGTAG
- the LOC125192071 gene encoding protein STICHEL-like yields MMQFEGGGAAAAGNNLHWKKELTQIRKAARVLRDPGTSSSWRPSPSPPPDSARSLTKNSRVEGNAFELNFNVGTNNSSNSERKKGRVYLHNWKSQKSESERSRQINDDGGGGGGDVEGSSSTQGESFEVDSLNTVRNDAKSDGYQTDRFTAALFKCMDSSYTPCIRRRRKKKSARSGYSSPGSRQKLQMKMLLSRYVKNAIDDSPSVGSGREDFMSLIGQSDENGGYCNSEDLGRDSAVSQLLARFKNNKGWSCPPVKMMRSHRKEDDSVPYSTRALLARRYNRYAIRNPSTVDSWVGMTGSFDDGDDEVDDQRGCGIPCYWSRRSTPRSRNGSSCSPSLSDVLRRKGSSLLCRSQTMSQQRHQGITLRSNKRKLNSKIAAPLLDSGADGSSLRTMESDDELTAKLAELDMEGMSRLAGRRWRSSSCRSLEGLEFVARESFSDNIKSLSHKYRPMCFEDLIGQNMVVQSLARAVSRGRITPSYLFQGPRGVGKKSMARIFAAALNCLATDDSRPCGACMECADFLTGKTRFIEEVDCSNNKGVDGLKDVLRNISVVHPSGLPHCRVIVMDQCHLLPSKAWLSFLRVLEKTLPFTVFILITTDVDNVPRAILTQCQKHIFNKIGNGDIVTRLRKISVEENLDVEPNALELIASSADGSLHDAEIMLDQLSLFGKQITKSLVNELMGVVSEDKLLELLELAMSSNATETVRRSREVMDSGVDPLVLISQLVTLIVDIIAGTHLSVDAKHNDSIFGWKTLTERELHRLKHALTLLSEAEKHLRVSSERSTWFTATLLQLGSMPSPSRTHSTSSRGQVSKATEEEHASIPGESTASRHNSDKQFAPEKSTSPTSCMFSDQCNSASNVRPTPNTNQSQFNDCISLTVSHADSTNKRTTLRCVNSEMLVSIWLLCIEKCHSETLRLLLHSYGKLVSISEMKGGFIAHIAFEDSDIKTRAQGFLSSITNSFEAVLRRNVEVKLSLQEDSLDHKLMNEIPINQENKSTCSNVSTSMEDSKSDIPVQKTESIILEQISKNASLQASDKGTPQSVRNLRPERNQVLPQDELNHEMEKLNMNDEVAPQKDQVVQNADHCPISPSLLHNTTFGNSFRNDNKGYESGSGGGGCSAMLCWNNRTPQARGKAKKDASRHAAKKGRFSLFGECGK; encoded by the exons ATGATGCAATTTGAAGGCGgcggggcggcggcggcgggtaACAACCTGCATTGGAAGAAAGAGCTGACGCAAATCCGCAAGGCTGCGAGGGTGCTCAGGGATCCTGGAACCTCCTCGTCGTGGAGgccatcgccgtcgccgccgcctgATTCTGCAAGATCTCTCACCAAGAATAGCCGCGTTGAAGGTAATGCCTTTGAGCTCAATTTTAATGTGGGGACTAATAATAGCTCTAATAGTGAGAGGAAAAAGGGGAGAGTGTATTTGCATAATTGGAAGAGTCAGAAATCTGAGAGTGAAAGGAGTAGACAGATTAATgatgatggtggtggtggtggtggtgatgtgGAGGGATCTTCCTCTACTCAAGGGGAGAGCTTTGAAGTTGATAGCTTGAATACTGTGAGGAATGATGCCAAGAGTGATGGTTATCAGACTGATAGGTTTACTGCAGCGTTGTTTAAATGTATGGACTCGAGCTATACGCCGTGTATTAGGCgcaggaggaagaagaaatcaGCGAGGAGTGGTTATTCTAGTCCTGGTTCAAGGCAGAAATTGCAGATGAAGATGTTGCTAAGTCGATACGTGAAAAATGCAATTGATGATTCGCCAAGTGTTGGTTCGGGGAGGGAAGATTTTATGAGTTTGATTGGTCAGTCAGATGAAAATGGGGGTTATTGCAATTCGGAGGATCTAGGGAGAGATTCTGCAGTGTCACAATTGCTTGCTAGGTTCAAGAATAACAAGGGTTGGTCTTGTCCTCCTGTGAAGATGATGAGGAGTCACAGGAAGGAGGATGATTCTGTTCCATATAGCACGCGGGCGTTGTTGGCACGCCGTTATAATAGATATGCAATCAGGAATCCTAGTACAGTTGACTCTTGGGTTGGAATGACCGGTTCATTTGACGATGGTGATGATGAGGTGGATGATCAGCGAGGATGTGGGATTCCTTGTTATTGGTCTAGGAGGTCAACACCTCGATCTAGAAACGGAAGTTCCTGCTCTCCATCTCTTTCTGACGTTCTGAGAAGAAAAGGAAGCAGCTTGCTTTGTAGAAGCCAGACCATGTCTCAGCAAAGACATCAAGGAATAACTTTGCGTTCCAACAAGAGGAAGCTCAACTCTAAGATAGCAGCTCCTCTTCTTGACAGCGGTGCTGATGGATCATCTTTGAGAACCATGGAAAGTGATGATGAACTCACAGCAAAACTCGCAGAACTTGATATGGAGGGCATGAGCCGGCTGGCTGGAAGGAGGTGGCGATCTTCAAGTTGTAGAAGTCTGGAAGGGCTAGAGTTTGTAGCTCGAGAAAGTTTTTCTGACAATATCAAAAGCCTGAGCCACAAATACAGGCCGATGTGTTTTGAGGATTTAATTGGACAGAATATGGTTGTTCAATCTCTTGCGAGGGCAGTTTCAAGGGGAAGGATCACCCCGAGTTATCTATTTCAAGGCCCTCGCGGAgttggaaagaaatcaatGGCTCGGATTTTTGCTGCTGCTTTGAATTGCCTTGCCACCGATGACAGTAGGCCATGTGGTGCCTGCATGGAATGTGCCGACTTCTTAACTGGCAAGACCAGATTTATTGAAGAAGTTGATTGCTCCAATAACAAGGGAGTTGACGGACTGAAAGATGTCTTAAGAAACATATCAGTGGTTCATCCTTCAGGACTTCCACATTGCAGGGTTATTGTCATGGATCAGTGTCATTTACTGCCCTCGAAAGCATGGCTTTCATTTCTTCGGGTTCTTGAAAAAACATTACCTTTTACAGTTTTCATACTCATAACAACTGATGTTGACAATGTGCCACGAGCTATATTGACCCAGTGTCAGAAgcatattttcaacaaaattggCAATGGCGATATTGTTACTCGACTAAGGAAGATCTCTGTTGAAGAAAATTTAGATGTTGAACCAAATGCGTTAGAGCTGATTGCTTCGAGTGCAGATGGTTCACTACATGATGCTGAAATCATGCTGGACCAGTTGAGTTTGTTTGGGAAACAAATCACCAAGTCATTGGTGAATGAGCTG ATGGGGGTTGTCTCCGAGGACAAACTACTGGAGCTTTTGGAATTAGCCATGTCATCAAATGCTACCGAAACTGTAAGAAGATCCAGAGAAGTGATGGATTCAGGTGTCGACCCACTAGTTCTAATCTCACAGTTGGTTACTCTTATTGTGGATATTATTGCTGGAACTCACCTGAGTGTTGACGCAAAGCACAATGATTCAATCTTCGGTTGGAAAACTT TGACAGAGAGAGAGTTACACAGATTGAAGCATGCATTAACATTACTATCTGAGGCAGAAAAGCATCTGAGGGTCTCGAGTGAACGATCAACCTGGTTCACAGCAACTCTATTACAATTAGGTTCTATGCCCTCTCCTAGTCGAACTCATTCCACAAGTAGTCGAGGGCAGGTCTCCAAGGCAACTGAGGAGGAGCACGCAAGTATACCTGGAGAATCGACTGCCTCCAGGCACAACTCTGACAAACAATTTGCGCCCGAAAAGTCAACTTCTCCCACATCCTGTATGTTTTCTGATCAATGCAATTCTGCGAGCAATGTCAGACCAACTCCAAATACCAACCAAAGTCAATTTAACGACTGTATAAGTTTGACTGTCTCACACGCTGACAGTACAAACAAGAGAACCACATTGAGGTGCGTGAATTCAGAGATGTTGGTTAGTATTTGGCTTCTGTGTATCGAGAAATGTCATTCTGAGACACTGAGGCTACTGCTACATTCTTATGGGAAGCTTGTTTCAATATCAGAAATGAAAG GTGGTTTTATTGCTCACATTGCATTTGAGGATAGTGATATCAAAACCAGAGCACAAGGCTTTCTTAGCAGCATCACTAACTCATTTGAAGCTGTTTTGCGACGCAATGTGGAAGTTAAATTAAGTCTACAAGAGGATTCTTTGGATCATAAGCTGATGAACGAGATTCCAATAAACCAGGAAAACAAATCAACATGCTCAAATGTTAGCACAAGTATGGAAGATAGCAAGTCAGATATTCCTGTGCAGAAAACTGAATCCATCATCCTCGAGCAAATATCGAAAAATGCCTCGTTGCAGGCATCGGACAAAGGAACACCTCAATCAGTGAGAAATTTGAGACCTGAAAGGAATCAAGTTCTACCACAAGATGAGTTGAAtcatgaaatggaaaaactaaATATGAACGACGAAGTGGCACCTCAGAAAGATCAGGTTGTTCAGAACGCTGATCACTGTCCAATCTCCCCGAGCTTGCTTCATAATACCACATTTGGCAACAGTTTCCGCAATGATAACAA AGGATACGAATCTGGATCAGGAGGCGGAGGTTGCAGTGCGATGCTCTGTTGGAATAACCGGACACCTCAAGCAAGGGGAAAG GCTAAGAAAGACGCATCTAGACATGCGGCTAAAAAAGGGCGATTTTCTTTATTCGGAGAGTGTGGGAAATGA